In the genome of Monodelphis domestica isolate mMonDom1 chromosome 2, mMonDom1.pri, whole genome shotgun sequence, one region contains:
- the BEND3 gene encoding BEN domain-containing protein 3, producing the protein MNSSEFSDDEEEVIKNNPVKVETEAGDAVLDCSVTTRASEKPPLDGSFTSLQDSSKRKPTGNDGHGSQQDILPSVKKRRLIPEALLAGMKNRDTNSPNQGNGEQAGKSKSSGLGWLCDEEPLNDISTPSYKKPLYGISHKITEKKNPPGGDQFTNYELYEKVTSSNSPSPLRFLNEQRKRDSNNATPLAVATGAEGDPNIYSLIQKMFYTLNTLNSNMSQLHSKVDLLSLEVSRIKKQVSPTESVAEFQPPPEYQLTAAELKQIVDQSSSGGDLACRLLVQLFPELFSEGEFNRSCATCGFVNKKKLESLHLQLIRNYVEVCYPSVKNTAVWQVECLPQVNDFFNRFWAQREMESSQPGGQPAAFYEAEQVEPAHFLEDKEQEEALSLDRSSTIASDHVLDAQDLNEFLDEASSPGEFSVFLLHRLFPELFDHRKLAERYSCYGDGSKQELDPQRLQIIRRYTEIYFPDVQEEEAWQQQCAQRINDELEGLCLDGSECEPLRDDCYDSSSLPDDVSIIKVEDSFEYERPGRRSKKIWLVPIDFDKLDIPPPDFEVPMSDYLLNKEQIRSIYESSLSIGNFASRLLVHLFPELFTHENLRKQYNCSGSLGKKQLDPSRIKLIRHYVQLLYPRAKNDRVWTLEFVGKLDERCRRRDTEQRRSYQQQRKVLVPGLERRDFMNYAINPERFREEFEGPPLPPERSSKDFCKIPLDELVVPSPDFPVPSLYLLSDKEVREIVQQSLSVGNFAARLLVRLFPELFTPENLRLQYNHSGACNKKQLDPTRLRLIRHYVEAVYPVEKMEEVWHYECIPSIDERCRRPNRKKCDILKKAKKVKK; encoded by the coding sequence gCACTTCTGGCTGGCATGAAGAACAGAGACACCAACTCTCCCAACCAGGGGAACGGAGAGCAGGCCGGCAAAAGCAAGAGCTCTGGCCTCGGGTGGCTGTGTGATGAGGAGCCCCTGAACGACATAAGCACCCCCTCATACAAAAAGCCGCTGTACGGCATCTCCCACAAGATCACGGAGAAGAAGAACCCCCCGGGGGGAGACCAGTTCACCAACTATGAGCTCTATGAGAAAGTCACCTCCAGCAACAGCCCGTCGCCCCTCCGATTCCTGAACGAGCAGAGGAAGAGAGACTCGAACAACGCCACGCCATTGGCTGTGGCCACCGGGGCGGAGGGCGACCCTAACATCTACTCCTTGATTCAGAAGATGTTCTACACGCTCAACACGCTGAACTCGAATATGTCCCAGCTGCACAGCAAGGTGGACCTGCTGTCCCTGGAGGTGAGCCGCATCAAGAAGCAGGTGAGCCCCACCGAGTCTGTGGCCGAGTTCCAGCCGCCGCCCGAGTACCAGCTCACCGCGGCCGAGCTCAAGCAGATCGTGGACCAGAGCTCGTCGGGGGGCGACCTGGCCTGCCGCCTGCTGGTCCAGCTCTTCCCCGAGCTCTTCAGCGAGGGCGAGTTCAATCGCAGCTGCGCCACCTGCGGCTTCGTGAACAAGAAGAAGCTCGAGTCGCTCCACCTCCAGCTCATCCGGAACTACGTCGAAGTGTGCTACCCCTCGGTGAAGAACACTGCCGTGTGGCAGGTAGAGTGCCTACCCCAGGTCAATGACTTCTTCAACCGCTTCTGGGCTCAGCGGGAGATGGAGAGCAGTCAGCCGGGTGGCCAACCAGCGGCCTTCTACGAGGCGGAGCAGGTGGAGCCCGCCCACTTCCTGGAGGACAAAGAGCAGGAAGAAGCCCTGTCCCTGGACCGCAGCAGCACCATCGCCTCCGACCACGTGCTCGATGCCCAGGACCTCAACGAGTTCTTGGACGAGGCCTCCTCCCCCGGCGAATTCTCCGTCTTCCTCCTGCACcggctcttccctgagctctttgATCATCGCAAGCTGGCGGAACGCTACAGCTGCTACGGAGACGGCAGCAAGCAAGAGTTAGACCCGCAGCGGCTGCAGATCATCCGCCGCTACACCGAGATCTATTTCCCCGACGTCCAGGAGGAGGAAGCGTGGCAGCAGCAGTGCGCCCAGAGGATCAACGACGAGCTGGAGGGCCTCTGCCTGGATGGCAGTGAGTGCGAGCCGCTCAGGGACGACTGCTACGACTCCTCCAGCCTTCCCGACGACGTGTCCATCATCAAGGTGGAGGACAGCTTCGAGTACGAGCGACCTGGTCGGAGGTCCAAGAAGATCTGGCTGGTTCCCATCGACTTTGACAAACTGGACATCCCCCCTCCCGACTTCGAAGTGCCCATGTCCGACTATCTGCTCAACAAGGAGCAGATCCGGAGCATCTACGAGAGCAGCCTGTCCATAGGCAACTTTGCGTCCCGCCTCCTGGTTCACTTGTTCCCCGAACTCTTCACCCACGAGAACCTGAGGAAGCAGTACAATTGCAGCGGCTCTCTAGGGAAGAAACAGCTCGACCCCTCCCGCATCAAGCTCATCCGGCACTACGTGCAGCTCCTGTACCCCCGGGCCAAGAACGACCGCGTGTGGACGCTGGAGTTTGTGGGCAAGCTGGACGAGAGGTGCCGGCGCAGGGACACGGAGCAGCGGCGCTCCTACCAGCAGCAGCGCAAAGTGCTCGTGCCGGGCCTCGAGAGGAGAGACTTCATGAACTATGCAATCAACCCCGAGAGGTTCCGAGAGGAATTCGAAGGCCCTCCGCTGCCCCCCGAGAGGAGCAGCAAGGACTTCTGCAAGATCCCCTTAGACGAGCTGGTCGTCCCCTCCCCAGACTTCCCCGTGCCTTCTCTCTATCTGCTGTCCGACAAGGAGGTCAGGGAGATCGTGCAGCAGAGCCTCTCGGTGGGCAACTTCGCCGCCCGGCTCCTCGTCAGACTCTTCCCAGAACTCTTTACGCCGGAGAACCTCAGACTGCAATATAACCACTCCGGGGCTTGTAACAAGAAGCAGCTCGACCCGACGCGCCTGCGGCTCATCCGCCATTACGTGGAGGCTGTGTACCCTGTGGAGAAGATGGAGGAGGTGTGGCATTACGAATGTATCCCCAGCATCGACGAGAGGTGCCGGAGACCCAACAGGAAAAAGTGTGACATCTTAAAAAAAGCCAAGAAAGTCAAGAAGTGA